One Archocentrus centrarchus isolate MPI-CPG fArcCen1 chromosome 10, fArcCen1, whole genome shotgun sequence genomic region harbors:
- the LOC115786762 gene encoding UPF0461 protein C5orf24 homolog isoform X2, translated as MMHQVTSSSSDYCMSTLTEDCHPGSHFDLCSTQSNKFYPSPTNPALQLSLAGLAPLPQGMHKAMACQLQGTQNDFQPQTVRIRASEALGPDGSKKKKGTAKSGRRGRPSGTTKSAGYRTSTGRPLGTTRAAGFKTSPGRPLGTTKAAGYKVSPGRPPGSIKSLARLKKLEFGCDGTKKLDFSNCGVPKKLDFTGCDVPPFPYAMMEKRDLCEPGSNKADETTEINSAAASPVFEKHLVA; from the coding sequence ATGATGCACCAAgtgaccagcagcagcagtgactaTTGCATGAGTACACTGACAGAGGACTGTCATCCAGGCAGCCACTTTGATTTATGTAGCACACAATCCAACAAATTCTACCCCTCTCCAACAAACCCTGCTTTGCAGCTGTCCCTTGCCGGCCTTGCCCCTTTGCCACAGGGCATGCACAAAGCCATGGCGTGTCAGTTGCAAGGCACCCAGAATGACTTCCAGCCACAGACAGTGAGAATCAGGGCCAGTGAAGCTCTAGGGCCCGATGGCTCTAAGAAAAAGAAGGGCACGGCGAAGTCAGGGCGGAGAGGAAGGCCATCTGGGACCACAAAGTCAGCTGGTTACCGTACAAGTACTGGGCGTCCACTTGGGACAACTAGAGCAGCTGGTTTCAAAACCAGTCCAGGTAGGCCACTTGGAACCACCAAAGCAGCGGGATATAAGGTGAGCCCCGGCAGACCCCCTGGCAGCATCAAGAGCCTTGCTCGCCTCAAGAAGCTAGAGTTCGGATGTGACGGTACCAAGAAGCTGGACTTTAGCAACTGCGGTGTTCCCAAGAAACTGGACTTCACTGGCTGTGATGTTCCACCTTTTCCATACGCCATGATGGAGAAAAGAGACCTCTGTGAGCCTGGTAGCAATAAAGCAGATGAAACGACAGAGATTAATTCTGCAGCTGCTTCCCCAGTGTTTGAAAAACATTTGGTTGCATGA
- the LOC115786762 gene encoding UPF0461 protein C5orf24 homolog isoform X1 gives MYFFTSQQKMMHQVTSSSSDYCMSTLTEDCHPGSHFDLCSTQSNKFYPSPTNPALQLSLAGLAPLPQGMHKAMACQLQGTQNDFQPQTVRIRASEALGPDGSKKKKGTAKSGRRGRPSGTTKSAGYRTSTGRPLGTTRAAGFKTSPGRPLGTTKAAGYKVSPGRPPGSIKSLARLKKLEFGCDGTKKLDFSNCGVPKKLDFTGCDVPPFPYAMMEKRDLCEPGSNKADETTEINSAAASPVFEKHLVA, from the coding sequence ATGTATTTCTTTACATCCCAACAGAAGATGATGCACCAAgtgaccagcagcagcagtgactaTTGCATGAGTACACTGACAGAGGACTGTCATCCAGGCAGCCACTTTGATTTATGTAGCACACAATCCAACAAATTCTACCCCTCTCCAACAAACCCTGCTTTGCAGCTGTCCCTTGCCGGCCTTGCCCCTTTGCCACAGGGCATGCACAAAGCCATGGCGTGTCAGTTGCAAGGCACCCAGAATGACTTCCAGCCACAGACAGTGAGAATCAGGGCCAGTGAAGCTCTAGGGCCCGATGGCTCTAAGAAAAAGAAGGGCACGGCGAAGTCAGGGCGGAGAGGAAGGCCATCTGGGACCACAAAGTCAGCTGGTTACCGTACAAGTACTGGGCGTCCACTTGGGACAACTAGAGCAGCTGGTTTCAAAACCAGTCCAGGTAGGCCACTTGGAACCACCAAAGCAGCGGGATATAAGGTGAGCCCCGGCAGACCCCCTGGCAGCATCAAGAGCCTTGCTCGCCTCAAGAAGCTAGAGTTCGGATGTGACGGTACCAAGAAGCTGGACTTTAGCAACTGCGGTGTTCCCAAGAAACTGGACTTCACTGGCTGTGATGTTCCACCTTTTCCATACGCCATGATGGAGAAAAGAGACCTCTGTGAGCCTGGTAGCAATAAAGCAGATGAAACGACAGAGATTAATTCTGCAGCTGCTTCCCCAGTGTTTGAAAAACATTTGGTTGCATGA
- the atp5po gene encoding ATP synthase peripheral stalk subunit OSCP, mitochondrial codes for MAAFMLGQQARQFSTSVIRPAAKLVKPPIQVYGVEGRYATALFSAASKQSKLDQVEQELGKVSTLIKDPKIYSVVMNPHVKRSIKQKTFNDALAKAKVSPITVNLINVLADNGRLTLTGDVINAFGKMMSAHRGEVICSVTTAQPLDEANLNELKVALKGFLQKGETIKLETKSDPSILGGMIVSIGDKYVDMSTKTKIQKLTKLIRET; via the exons ATGGCAGCGTTCATGCTAGGACAGCAG GCACGCCAGTTTAGCACGTCTGTGATCAGACCTGCAGCAAAGCTGGTTAAG CCTCCCATCCAGGTGTATGGAGTGGAGGGCCGTTATGCCACTGCTCTGTTCTCCGCTGCCAGTAAGCAGAGCAAACTGGACCAAGTGGAGCAGGAGCTGGGAAAAGTGTCT ACCCTGATCAAGGACCCTAAGATTTACAGTGTTGTAATGAATCCTCATGTGAAGCGCAGCATCAAGCAGAAGACCTTCAATGATGCTCTTGCAAAGGCCAAGGTTTCACCCATCACTGTCAACCTCATCA ATGTTTTGGCTGACAATGGTCGTCTTACTTTAACTGGTGATGTTATTAACGCTTTTGGCAAAATGATGAGCGCACACCGTGGAGAGGTCATCTGCTCCGTCACTACTGCACAG CCTTTGGATGAAGCTAATCTCAATGAGCTGAAAGTAGCCCTTAAGGGCTTTCTTCAGAAGGGTGAGACTATCAAGCTGGAAACAAAG TCGGATCCTTCAATCCTGGGCGGCATGATCGTCAGTATCGGAGACAAGTATGTGGACATGTCCACCAAAACAAAGATCCAGAAGTTGACCAAGCTCATCAGGGAAACTTAA
- the LOC115787008 gene encoding serine/threonine-protein phosphatase 2A catalytic subunit beta isoform-like, protein MDDKSFTKEVDGWIEQLNECRQLTENQVKVLCEKAKEILTKESNVQEVRCPVTVCGDVHGQFHDLMELFKIGGKSPDTNYLFMGDYVDRGYYSVETVTLLVSLKVRFRERITILRGNHESRQITQVYGFYDECLRKYGNANVWKYFTDLFDYLPLTALVDNQIFCLHGGLSPSIDTLEHIRALDRLQEVPHEGPMCDLLWSDPDDRGGWGISPRGAGYTFGQDISETFNHANGLTLVSRAHQLVMEGYNWCHDRNVVTIFSAPNYCYRCGNQAAIMELDDTLKYSFLQFDPAPRRGEPHVTRRTPDYFL, encoded by the exons ATGGACGACAAATCGTTCACCAAGGAGGTGGACGGATGGATCGAACAGCTGAATGAGTGCAGGCAGCTGACAGAGAACCAGGTCAAAGTCCTCTGCGAAAAG GCCAAGGAGATCTTGACGAAAGAGTCCAATGTGCAGGAGGTGAGATGCCCCGTGACGGTCTGTGGAGATGTCCACGGACAGTTTCATGACCTGATGGAGCTGTTTAAGATTGGAGGGAAGTCTCCAGATACTAATTACCTCTTCATGGGAGACTATGTTGACAGAGGCTACTATTCTGTGGAGACTGTTACACTCCTGGTTTCTCTTAAG gtAAGGTTCCGCGAACGGATCACAATTCTCAGAGGGAACCACGAGAGCAGACAGATCACACAGGTGTACGGTTTTTACGACGAGTGCTTAAGGAAATATGGAAATGCCAACGTTTGGAAGTACTTCACAGATCTATTTGATTATCTTCCCCTTACCGCGCTGGTAGATAACCAG aTATTCTGCCTCCATGGAGGATTATCCCCTTCAATAGACACACTGGAACACATCCGAGCGCTGGATCGCTTGCAGGAAGTTCCTCATGAG GGTCCAATGTGTGACTTGTTGTGGTCAGATCCTGATGACCGCGGCGGCTGGGGCATATCACCACGCGGTGCTGGTTACACATTCGGGCAGGACATTTCTGAGACTTTCAACCATGCAAACGGCCTCACTTTGGTTTCAAGAGCCCACCAGCTGGTCATGGAG GGTTATAACTGGTGCCACGACCGCAATGTCGTGACGATCTTCAGTGCGCCAAACTATTGTTATCGTTGTGGAAACCAGGCAGCAATCATGGAGCTTGATGACACATTGAAATACTCTTT TCTACAGTTTGACCCTGCACCACGCAGAGGAGAGCCCCACGTCACGCGGCGTACGCCGGACTATTTCCTGTAA